A genomic window from Myxococcaceae bacterium includes:
- a CDS encoding rod shape-determining protein RodA: MRSKNSSFRVRFPLGLFVYAMLLCLIGVVNIFSAAKATQPNLYIYQLIWLGIAVTLGVVIVFVQTRTLEWVAYPFYIAVMGLLLGVLVFGIVAKGGQRWIDLGFMRLQPSELAKIAAVLATARYCTNFQMAGGYGLLDILRPLNPSRPLALIGVAIGVIKKFPEYRIAAILLILLAVGWLFLSIQVIMREGFRLERWVALGDVMLVPFLLIAVEPDLATGTIVLAISGTMVLFCGVRTFSLVLIGVVAISAAVIGWNFFLHDYQKHRVYTFLDPDADVRGKGYQAMQSIIAVGSGQFLGKGYGEGTQTQLSFLPENHTDFVFSVLAEEWGFVGAFGVLALFLALILSMLRIATKAHDRFATLLVVGATSVIFWHWLVNVGMVIGLLPVAGVPLPFVSYGGASMLIQIAALSICINVAIWRKVK, encoded by the coding sequence ATGCGAAGCAAAAATAGTTCTTTTCGAGTTCGATTTCCATTAGGTCTCTTTGTTTATGCGATGCTCTTGTGTTTGATTGGGGTGGTGAATATTTTTTCCGCTGCCAAAGCGACTCAGCCTAACTTGTACATTTATCAATTGATTTGGCTGGGGATAGCAGTGACTTTGGGTGTGGTGATTGTTTTTGTTCAAACGCGAACCCTGGAGTGGGTGGCTTATCCTTTCTACATCGCTGTGATGGGCCTTTTATTGGGTGTGCTTGTTTTTGGCATTGTGGCCAAAGGGGGGCAACGTTGGATTGATTTGGGCTTTATGCGTTTGCAGCCGTCTGAATTAGCGAAAATCGCTGCTGTGCTTGCAACCGCTCGTTATTGTACAAACTTTCAAATGGCAGGCGGTTATGGCCTCTTAGACATTTTGCGCCCTCTGAACCCATCCAGGCCTCTTGCCCTGATTGGAGTGGCGATTGGGGTGATCAAGAAGTTTCCAGAGTATCGCATCGCGGCGATCCTGTTGATCCTATTGGCTGTTGGTTGGCTGTTTCTTTCCATTCAAGTGATCATGAGAGAAGGTTTTCGTTTGGAACGTTGGGTCGCGCTTGGAGATGTGATGCTGGTACCCTTTTTGCTGATCGCCGTAGAACCGGACTTAGCGACTGGGACCATTGTTTTAGCCATTTCTGGAACGATGGTGCTTTTTTGTGGAGTCCGGACTTTTTCCTTGGTGTTGATCGGAGTTGTGGCCATCAGTGCTGCAGTGATTGGTTGGAACTTCTTCTTGCATGATTACCAGAAGCATCGAGTCTATACGTTTCTGGATCCCGATGCCGATGTGAGAGGAAAAGGCTATCAAGCCATGCAGTCGATTATCGCCGTTGGGTCAGGCCAATTTTTAGGCAAGGGCTACGGTGAGGGCACTCAAACGCAACTTTCGTTCTTACCTGAGAACCACACAGACTTTGTTTTCTCGGTTTTGGCAGAAGAATGGGGCTTTGTGGGGGCGTTTGGAGTCCTGGCTCTGTTCTTAGCGCTGATCTTATCCATGCTCCGCATCGCCACGAAAGCCCACGATCGCTTTGCAACTTTGTTGGTAGTGGGAGCCACATCCGTTATTTTTTGGCATTGGTTGGTGAATGTCGGGATGGTGATTGGGCTCTTGCCGGTGGCGGGAGTTCCTT